One Mycolicibacterium fallax genomic window, TGCGCCGACGACGGCTGCACCCAGCTCGCGCTGCGACTGCGCGACGACGACCCCACGGCGGTCTTCACCGAGCCCGACGGCACTCCGGCAGAACCCATGGTGGCCGATTTCGTCGACGGCAGCTGGCAGCTCGTCGAGCAGACCGACTGGACCTGCTCCGACGGCAGCGTCGGCCTGCAGACGGTGCAGTGGAGCCTCATTCCGGGCGAGGACGCGCTGACCGGGACCCGCATCGACGTCCGCACGGCCAGCCCGGAATGCGTGGTGGTGCTGGAGGAGCCCGTCACCATGACCCGCACCGGGGATATCGATGCGGGCATCGACCTGCCCGAGACGGTGGACGCCGCGCCCTGGCAGCCGTCCGCGCCGGCCGGGTTGACCGGCAGCTATGAGCGGGTCGCCACCGATTCCGAGGGCGCCGAGGTGGACCGCGCCACCGTCGATTTCCGCAGCTTCTGCGTCCGCAACAGCGACGACTGCGTCGCGCTCAAGCGTTTCCAGGACGTCGACGGCCCGGTGGTGGTGCCCTTCCTGTTCGAGAGCGGGCAGTGGTCGGCACAGTTCAACGCCGGTGAGGCCGAGTGCCCGGGCTCCGGCAGCCCGGGTCACCAGTTGATGTACGAGCAGTACGCGCTGCCGGAGGATGCGACCACCCCGATCCAGTCGCTCACCGGCTCGGAACTGGTGACGGTGCACGGCGGCTGCGCGGGCGTGATGCGCGACTTCGACCTCGCGCTGCAGCGGCAGGAGGGGTAGAGATGGTCACCGCAGCGGGAATCATCCGGGCCTCGGCGGGGCTGATGCTGGTCGCGGGGCTGGCCGGTTGCTCGCCGCAGCCCGCCGACAATGCGCCCGGCGACGACGCGCAGACCGCGACCTTCGACGGCGCCTACACCCTGGAGCTGGGGGCGTTGCAGGCCGCCGGCTCGGGCAGCGACGAGTTGGGCCCCGACCCGCTCACGATGACCGTGATGGTTCGGTCGGACTGCCGGGACGGCTGCGTGGCGTCGGCGACGGTCGTGGACCCGCCGCCGGAGCTGTCCCTGCCCGAGGTGCGGCTGGACTACACCGGCAAGCACTGGCTTGGGGTGAGCATCAACCAGGCGACCTGCGGCGACCAGCCCACCGAGGAGTTCAAGACGCTGACGCTGCATCCGGCCGAAAACGGCGGGTTCACCGGCACCTACCGGTCGCTGACCGCCTCCAACAACGGCTGCAACGCGGACCGTTCGGTGACGCTCACCCGCACCGGTGACGTTGACCCGGCCATCGCGGTGCTCGAGCCGGACCGGATGCCGGCGCGGGTGCCGAACCGAGCCGAGGGAATGAGCGGCCGGTACCGGGTGCTGGTGACCGACACCGCCACCGGCGAGACCGAACCGCCGATGGAACGCAAGGTGCGAACCTACTGCGTGCCCACCGGCGAACGCTGCGTGACGCTGCTGACCGCCGAGAACCGCTAACTGACCTTTGTGTTCGCCGACGGCGCCTGGTCCTACCAGATCAGCGAGCCGGGCCGCTGCCCCGACGGCCGGCCGACCGTCGTGCACGACCGCGCCGAGTTCGCGCTGCCGGTGCCGGCCTCGGACCCGATCGAGAAGCTCACCGGCAAACGTCAGCTGACCACCGACGCGCCGTGCGCGGGGACCACCGACGGCACCGTCCTCGTCGAACGCATCGGTGACTGATCGGCCGGACGGCTGAGCTCGGCCGGAGTAGTGTTCCAGCGGGCGGAAGGACACCACGGGTGGTCGAAACGGTAGCCGAACGGGCCGCGGCGCTGGCCGGTCTTGCGGTCTTCGCGGACTGCACCGTCGCGGACCTCGACCCGCTGGCGCGGCTGCTGGTGCCGCGCAACGCGCGCGCCGGCGAGGTGTTGGTGCGCCAGGGCGATCCCGCCGACACGTTTCTGATCATCGCCGCAGGCACCGTCGAGGTGCACCGCGACCTGCCCGACGGCACCGAGATCGCCGTCGACGTCGACCCCGGCCGGATCGTGGGCGAGCTTGCGCTGCTGCGCAATTCGCCGCGATCGGCCACCGTGCACGCCATCACCGACCTGACCGGCTGGCGCGGCGGGGAGGACGCCTTCGCGGTGCTCATCGAGCTGCCCGGGGTGCTTGAGCGGCTGATCCGGGTCGCCCGGCAGCGGCTGGCCGCGTTCATCACCCCGGTGCCGCTGCGGCTGGACACCGGCCAGCGTCTGCTGCTGCGTCCGGTGCTGCCCGGCGACAACGCCCGCAGCATGCACAGCCACATCACCTTCTCCAACGACACCTTCTACCGCCGGTTCCAGACCGCCCGTCATCCCAGCGAACAGCTGATGCGGTACCTGTTCGAGGTGGACTACGTCGAGCACTTCGTCTGGGTGGTCGTCACCGACGACGGCGACCTGGTCGCCGACGCCCGCTTCGTCCGCGACGAGCCGGATTCCCCGCGCGCCGAGGTGGCGTTCATCGTCGCCGACGCCTATCAGGGCCACGGCATCGGCACCTTCCTGATGGGTGCGCTGTGGATCGCCGCCCGGGTGGCCGGGGTGCGCACTTTTCACGCCCGGGTGCTGTCGAGCAACCAGCCGATGCGGGCCATCTTTGACCACGCCGGCGCGCACTGGGAGCGCGAGGATCTGGCCGTCGTCGCCACCGAGATCGACGTCCCGCAGACCGATCCGTTTGAGCCGGAGGTGACCCGCGGGATCGAGGAGATGGCCCGCCGGGCACTGCGGGCGCTGTGAGCGCCGACCGACGATTCGGGAGGGAACCGGGATGCGCCCGCCGCTGACCAAGGACACCACGCTGTGCATCTCGCTGGCCGCGCGTCCCAGCAACATCGGCACCCGCTTCCACAATTTCCTCTACGACCGGCTCGGGCTGGACTTCCTCTACAAGGCGTTCACCACCACCGACATCGCCGCGGCCATCGGCGGTGTGCGGGCGCTGGGCATCCGGGGCGCCTCGGTGTCCATGCCGTTCAAGGCCGACGTGCTGGCGCTGGTCGACCGGGTGGAGCCGTCGGCGCAGGTGATCGGTGCGGTCAACACCATCGTCAACGACGACGGCCGGCTCACCGCGTCGAACACCGACTACCTGGCCGTCGCGCAGCTCATCGCCGCCCACGGCCTGAGCCCGGACCGCTCGGTGCTGATCGCCGGCAGCGGCGGAATGGCCGCGGCGGTCGGTGCGGCGTTCCGGGACAGCGGTTTTCGCGACGGGACGGTGGTGGCGCGCAACACCGACGCCGGGCCGGCGCTGGCCGACCGGCTGGGCTACCGCTGGCGTCACCACCTCGGCGGGGCGAGCGCCTCGATCATCGTCAACGTCACCCCGATCGGGATGGCCGGCGGGCCCGAGGAGCGCGATCTGGCGTTCCCGCCGGAGCTGATCGCGGCCGCCGACACGGTGTTCGACGTGGTGGCGTTCCCGTCGGAAACCCCGCTGATCGCCGCCGCACGTGCGGCCGGCACCCCGGTGATCACCGGCGCCGAGGTGATCGCCGGGCAGGCCGCCGAACAGTTCGAGCGCTACACCGGGGTGCGCCCGGACCCCGCGCTGATCGCCGAGGCAGCGGCGTATTCCCGGGCCTGACCGGCTATTCGGTGATGACGGTCTTCTTGTCGATGTCGGCGGTCGCCGACATCAGCGCGGCCGCGTCCTGGTTGCTGCCCGAGGCGCGGACCTGCAGCACGTAGCTGACGTCGCCGGCCGGGATGACCACCGTCTTCTGGGCGACCAGCCGGCCGTCGTCACCGTACAGGCCGCCGACCTGGTCGGCGACGTAGCCGTCGAGCTTGCTGCTCTGACCGGTGGCCGGGCCCTGGAAGTTCGGCAGTGCGCGCAGTTCGTTGCCGGCGGCGGCGAACACCGCGTCGCGCTCGACCGGTCCGCTGAGCTTGGTCATGGTCACCAGCACCCGGCCCGGGATGTCCGGGTCGCTGGGATGGTCGAAGACCAGCGCGCCGAACGGGGCCTCGGGCAGGTCGTAGCTCAGCGTCCAGCCGTCCATCGCGGGCAGTTCGACGGTCGGGCCGGCCTGGCCGTGCCGCAGCGGGGTCGCGGTCAGCCCGTTGGCCTTGGCGAATTCGGTCAGCGACACCGGCCCCACGATCGGCGGAGCCTCGGCGCCGGAGGGCACCGGGGGCAACGACGGCAGCGCCGGGGCCGCGGTGCCAGAGGTGCTGGCCGGGGCCGCTGGTGCGGTGTCGGGCTTCGAGCATCCGGTGGCCCCGATCAGCAGGGCCGCGGCGGCGAGCCCGGCGGCGGTTCTGGTCAACGGCATCTGAGGTTCCCTTCGGTGGTTACCGGTCCGCGCCGGCGCGATCGGGACGGGCGACGGCGGGGCGGCGAAATGGCCGAACAGGCCGATCGGCCCGACGATACCGAACGTCGGGGTCGGCCCCTGCCTCTTGCGGCGCCGCCGCACCGCGTGCACCGGCTCAGTCTGCGCCCCGTGCCGCCGGATTGTGATAGCAACGACAGATGCGCACGGTGCTGGGCGTCGCTGTCGCCGCCGGACTGTTGACCGGCTGCGGCGGACCCGCGCCGGCCACCGACACCGCGCCGGCCGAATCGGGCACCGCGGTGACTGACCGCGCGGTCCCGGCCACCGGCCGGCTGGACCCCACCCGGATCAAACGGCTGCGCGCCGCGCTGCCCGCCGGCTACGAGATCGCCGACGTTCCCGGCGACACCGGCCCGGCCGCGTTCGCCGGATTCGGGCCGGGCTGGACCGCCGATCCGGCGGTGTGCGCGACGCTGCTGGGCCCGTCGGCTCCCGTCGGCACCCGCGGCCTGTCCGCCTCCGGCGCCGACGGCACCGTGTACCTGACCGTGACCCTGGGCGACGTCGCGCCGCCGCCGGTCGGCGACTGCGGCTCCTGGACCATGACCTACCGGCACACCACCGCGCTGGCCCACCCGGTCCCCGCCCCGCCGATCGAGGGGGCGCGCACCGCCGGGCTGGCGGCCGAGTCCGTCACCGCGGTGGAATCGGGCACCCGCACGCTCTCGCGGCTGCGCATCCTGACCGCCGCGCTGGACGGCCAGCTGGTGGCCGTCACGACGATCACCGACCCGCAGCAGCCGCCCGGCCCGCTGACCGACGAGTACACCGCGCGGCTGCTGGTCGACGCGGTGTCCGAGCTGCGCCGGGTACATTGACCGGCGATGCTTGCAACGCCTGCCCCGCGGATCCGCGCTGTCCTGGTCGCGCCGCTGTGCGCGGCCCTGCTGGCCGGCTGCACGATTGACACCGACCCGAGCGCCGACATCACCCGGATCGACCAGGTGCGCGGCGCCTTCGGCCCGGAGTTCACCGTCAAATCGGTGCCCGAGACCGGCATCGACCCGAACCGGCTGCGCCAGGAGCAGAAGCTGCCCGACGGGGTGGTCTTCGACCCGGCCGACTGCGCGAAGCTGGCCGGCGGCCAGCCGGTGCCCGATGACCTGCAGGGCAACATGGCGGCGGTGTCGGCCGAGGGGCAGGGCAACCGGTTCATCGTCATCGCGATGGAGACCAACGAGCCGATGCCGATGGTTGAGCCCGGCCCGGAGTGCCAGAAGGTCAGTTTCGCCGGGCCGCAGGCCCGCGGCACCGTGTCGGTGATCGAGGCCCCGCAGCTCGACGGGGTCCAGACCCGCGCGGTGCACCGGGTGCTGCAGACCACCGCGGGCGGCAAGCCGCAGACCGGCCAGATCTACAGCTACCTCGCGCATTTCGGCAACTATCAGGTGGTGGTGACCGCCAATCCGCTGGTGCTGCCGGGCAAGCCGCCGATGCCGGTGGACACCAAGCGGGCCGCGGAGCTGTTGACCGCCGGGGTCGCGGCGATCCGCGACTAGTGCACTCCGCGGGGGCGGAACTGGATGCTGATCCGGGGCCCGACCCGCCGGGTGGTCTTCGGGATGGCGTGCTCCCAGGTGCGCTGGCAGCTGCCGCCCATCACCAGCAGGTCGCCGTGGCGATGCTGGATCCGCAGCGACGGGCCGCCGCCGCGCGGCCGCAGCGCGAAGGTGCGGGTGGCGCCCAGGCCGACGATCGCCACCATGGTGTCGTCGGTGGCCCCGCGCCCGATGGTGTCGCCGTGCCAGGCCACGCTGTCCTCGCCGTCGCGGTACAGGCACAGCCCCGCGCTGGCGAACGGTTCGCCCAGCTCGCCGGCGTAGATGTCGTTGAGCCTGCGACGCAACTGCTTGAGCACCGGGTGCGGCAGGTGGTCGGCGGCGAGGTCGTGAAAGCTGTGCAGCCGCGGCACGTCGAGCACCCGGTCGTACATCTGCCGACGTTCGGCCCGCCACGGCACCGCCGCGAGCAGCTCGTCGAACAGTGCGGCGGGGGCGTCGAACCAGCCCATCCGTACGTCGATCCAGGCGCCGTCGCCCAGCGTCCGCCGGTCGGCGGAGCCGAACAATGCTTCCTGGACCGCGATGCCCACCCCCGAATCGTATCGCACACCCGTTCGATATCGAAGCGTCGGCGGCGGATCGCCGGGCGGGCGGCGATACGGTGGGCGGTGTGAGCGTCGAACTGGGAGCCGACTCCGAGGTCGCTGCGCTGCGCGCGGTGATCCTGCACCGGCCCGGGCCGGAGTTGCTGCGGCTGACCCCGCGCAACAACGACCGGCTGCTGTTCGACGGGCTGCCCTGGGTGGCCCGGGCCCAGCAGGAGCACGACGCGTTCGCCGAGTTGCTGCGCGGCCGCGGCGTCGAGGTGCTGCTGCTGGCCGATCTGCTCGCCGAGGCGATGGCCAGCGGCGCCGCCCGGATGCACGGCATCTCCGCGGCCGTCGACGCCCGACGGTTGGGAATGCCGCTGGCGCAAGAACTTTCGGCCTACCTGCGCACGCTCGGTGCCGCCGAGCTGGCCGATGTGCTGATCGCGGGCATGACCTTCACCGAGCTGCCCATCGACCACGCCGAATCGCTGGTGGTGCGGATGCATCACGGCGGCGACTTCGTCATCGACCCGCTGCCGAACCTGGTGTTCACCCGGGACTCGTCGTTCTGGATCGGGCCGCGGGTGGCGATCACCTCGCTGGCGATGCCCGCGCGGCAGCGCGAGACCTCGCTGACCGACCTGATCTACGCCCACCACCCGCGCTTTCTGGGGGTGCGCCGGGCCTACGAGTCCCGCTCGGCCCCGGTCGAGGGCGGCGACGTGCTGCTGCTGGCGCCGGGTGTGGTGGCCGTCGGCGTCGGCGAGCGCACCACCCCGGCCGGCGCGGAAGCGTTGGCCCGCAGCCTGTTCGACGACGACCTGGCGCACACCGTGCTGGCCGTGCCGATCGCCCAGGAACGCGCCCAGATGCACCTGGACACCGTCTGCACCATGGTCGACGTCGACGCGGTGGTGATGTACCCGCAGATCACCCTGCCGGCCTACACCGTGCACCGCACCGGCTCGGGGGTGCGGATCGACCCCGAGCGCCCGTTCCTGGCGGCGGCGGCCGATGCGATGGGCATCGCCGCGCTGCGGGTCATCGACACCGGACTGGACGCCGTCACCGCCGAACGCGAGCAGTGGGACGACGGCAACAACACCCTGGCGCTGGCGCCGGGGGTGGTGGTGGCCTACGAGCGCAACACCCAGACCAACGCGCGACTGGCCGACGCCGGCATCGAGGTGCTCCCGATCGCGGCCTCCGAGCTGGGCACCGGCCGGGGCGGCCCGCGCTGCATGTCCTGCCCGATCGCCCGCGATCCGCTGCCGCTACCGCCAGGACGGTAGCCAGATCTCCATGTTCCAGGTGTGCGCGGAGATCGGCAGGCCGGTCAGGATCGGGAACATCCAGGCGAAGTTGGTCACCACCGCCGCCAGATAGATCGACACCACCACCAGGCCCAGTGTTCGGCGCTCGGCGTTGACCCCGGGTTGGTAGATGATGTCGCCGCAGATCAGTGCGATGGCCATCACCAGGAACGGGGCCATCGGCGCCGAGTAGAAGAAATACATCTGCCGGTCCATGTCGGCGAACCAGGGCAGCCAGCCCGCGCAGTAGCCGACCAGCACCGCCGCGTAGCGCCAGTCCCGGCGCACCGCCGTCCGCCACACGGCGTAGGCCAGCACCGGGATCGCCAGGAACCACATCGCCGGGGTGCCCACCAGCAGCACCGCCCGCACGCACGATGCCGCCCCGCAGCCCGGCACGTCGTTCTGATCGATGGCGTAGAGCACCGGCCGCAGCGACATCGGCCAGGTCCAGGGCTTGGACTCCCAGGGATGGTGGTTGCCCGCGGAGTTGGTCAGCCCGGAATGGAAGGAGAACGCCTTGTAGCTGTAGTACCACAGCGACCGGATCGCGTCGGGGGGCTGGAACCAGGCCCGCTCGCCGATGGTCTGGCCGACCTGGTAGCGGTTCACCCCGGTCTCGGAGGCGAACCACGGCGCGTAGGAGGCCAGGTACACCGCGAACGGAATCGCCAGCAGCGCGTAGCCGGTGGGGCCGACGTCGCGCCGCAGCGTGCCCAGCCACGGCCGCGGCACCCGGTATTGGCGGCGGGCCGCGACGTCGAACGCCAGCGACATCAGCGTGAACGCGGCGATGAAGTACAGCCCGGACCACTTGGTGGCGAACGCCATGCCCAGCAGCACCCCGGCGCCGAACCGCCACCACCGCACGCCCAGCCGTGGGCCCCACCGGGTCTCGGCGATCCGGCCGTCCAGCAGCGCGTTGTGCATCCGCTCGCGGACCTGGTCGCGGTCGACGATCAGCGCCCCGAACCCGGCCACCACGAAGAACACCATGAACCCGTCGAGCAGTGCGGTGCGGGAGGTGACGAAGCTGACCCCGTCGCAGATCAGCAGGATCCCGGCGATCGCGCCGACCAGGGTGGACCGGCTCAGCCGTCGCACGATCCGCGCCACCAGCACCACCAGCGCCACCCCGAGCACCGCCCCGGTGAACCGCCAGCCCAGCGAGTTGTAGCCGAAGATGGCCTCGCCGATGGCGATCAGCTGCTTGCCCATCGGCGGGTGCACCACCAGGCCGTAGCCGGGGTTGTCCTCGACCCCGGAGTTGGACAGCATCTGGTAGCCCTGCGGCGCGTAATGCTTCTCGTCGAAGATCGGCGTGCCGACGTCGGTCGGCGAGCGCAGGTTCACGAACCGGCTGATGGCGGCCAGCGAGCCGATCACCACGGCCATCAGGGCGCCCTGCAGCCGATCCAGCGGTCCGAAATCGGCCGGCGGGACCAGCGGCGCGGGGCTGATCATGGGTACGGCCCGCTCCGGCATCACTGAGCTGGGAGCGGTCATCGCCCTCGATCGTAGGCTGTCGGGCATGACTGCTGGCCGACTGTTGCTGGGGGCGACGCCGCTGGGGCGGCCCGAGGACGCCTCGGCGCGGCTGCGCGAGGCGCTGGCGAGCGCCGACGTCGTCGCCGCCGAGGACACCCGGCGGGTCCGCACGCTGGCCGGCGCGCTGGATGTGCGGATCACCGGGCGGGTGGTCAGCCTGTTCGACCAGAACGAGGCCGCCCGGGTGCCCGCGCTGATCGACGACATCGCCGGCGGCGCGACGGTGCTTGCCGTCAGCGACGCCGGGATGCCGCTGATCAGCGACCCGGGCTATCGGTTGGTGACCGCCGCGGTGGCCGCCGGGCTGCCGGTCAGCTGCCTGCCCGGCCCGTCGGCGGTGACGACGGCGCTGGCGGTGTCCGGACTGCCGGCCGACCGGTTCTGCTTCGAGGGCTTCGCGCCCCGGCGCGACGGTGCCCGGCGCAGCTGGCTGGCGACGCTGGCCGCCGAGCCGCGCACGGTGATCTTCTTCGAGTCCCCGCGCCGGCTGGCCGACTGCCTGCGCGACGCCGCCGAGGTGCTCGGCGGCGACCGGGCGGCGGTGGTGTGCCGGGAACTGACCAAGACCCACGAGGAGGTGCGCCGCGGCGGCCTGGCCGAGCTGGCCGAGTGGGCGGCCGACGGGGTGCTCGGCGAGATCACCGTGGTGCTGGCCGGGGCGACGCCGGTGGCCGACCTCGACACCCTGGTGGGGGAGGTGCTGGTGCTCACCGACGACGGGATGGGTGTCAAGGACGCCTGCGCGCGGGTGATCGCCGCGCACCCGGGGGCGCCGTCGCGCCGCGAGCTCTATCAGGCGGTGCTGGCCGCCCGGGACTGAGTCGGGCGCAGCCGCAGCGTCGGCGCGGCCTTGTGCAGGCATTCGGCCCACTCGGCGTCGGGATCGGAGTCGGCGGTGATGCCGCCGCCGACGCCGAACACGGCGTGCCCGTCGGCGTCGAACTCGACGGTGCGGATCGCCACATTGAGTTCGGTGCCGGCCAGCGGTGAGGCGAAACCCACGGTGCCGCAGTAGATGCCACGCCGGGCCGGCTCCCAGTCGGGCAGCAGGTCGCGGGCCCGGCGCTTCGGCGTTCCGGTCACCGAGGCCGGCGGGAAGCAGGCGTCGAGCACCGCGGCCATCGGCAGCTCGGCGGCCACCCGGGCGGTCACCGTCGACACCAGATGCCACACCCCGGGCGCGGGTTTGACCGCGAGCAGCTCCGGCACCGTCACCGAACCGGTGCTCGCGACCCGGCTCAGGTCGTTGCGGACCAGGTCGACGATCATCACGTTCTCGGCGACGTCCTTGACCGAGGCCCGCAGCAGTGCCGGGTCGGCCGAGGCGGGCAGCGTGCCCTTGATCGGGCTGGAGGTCAGCTGCTCGCCGTGCCGGGCCAGAAACAGCTCGGGGGACAGCGACGCCACCGCGCCCCACGGCCCGGACAGGAACGCCGCGCGGGCCGGCGCGGTGGCGGTCACCGCGTCGGCGAAGAACGCCAGCGCCGAGCCGGACAGCGTGCCGGTGAACCGGGTGCACACGCAGGCCTGATAGACCTCGCCGGCGGCGATCGCGTCCAGGCAGGCCAGCACGCCGTCGCGATGCCGGTCGCGGTCCGGGGCCCGCCAGTCGATCCGCCACGCCCCGCCGGGCTCGGTCCCGTCGATGCCCAGTGGCCCCTCGACGCCTCGCGCCCCCTCGAGACCTCGCGCCCCCTCGAGACCTCGCGCCCCCTCGAGACCTCGCGCCCCCTCGAGACCTCGCGACCCCTCGAGTGTGAAAATATTTTCACGCTCGCGCCCGAGAGTGAAAATATTTTCACACTCGACGGGAGGGCCGGGTGCGACGGCGGGCTCGGGCGCGACGGGCGTGACGCGTGCGACGGGTGGGATAGGTGAGGCGGTCGCGGCGGGCTCGGGTGCGGTCGCGACGGGCTCGGGTGCGGGCACGACGGACGCGGGTGCGGCAACGGGCGTGCCGGCCGTGCCGGGTGCGGCAGGTGCGACGGGCACGGCGGGCGCAGTCGCGACGGGTGCGGCAGGTGGGACGGGCTCGGGTGCGACGGGCTCGGGCGCGGCCAGTGCCTCGGCGATCCAGGCCGGCATTGGGGCGTCGCGCAGGCTCTCGAACCACCACTGGCCGTCGCGGTCGCAGCGCAGCAGGTGGTCGGTCCAGCCGCCGGCGGCCTCCGGGATCCGCGGGCCGCGACCGTCGGCGCCGGGGTCCGGATACGACAGGTAGCCCAGCCAGCCGCCCCCGACGACGGGCCCGCCGGCCGGCGCGACCGCGGGTGCGACGTCGAACACCCGGCCCGGATCGCACCCGGCGGTGGGCAGGCTCGGGGCGATCAGCGCCCGCGACCCGAGCCAGTCGCCGGTCAGCGCGGCCGGTGCAGGCAGTCCGCGCCGGGCGGTCGCGGCGGCCAGTCGGCGCAGCACACCCGGGGCCGGGCCCAGGTCGCCGAGCCGGTCATTGCGCATCAGCACAGCTTTGCCGCTGGCCGACGGCGACGCAAAACCGCGCCGCGCCCCAAACCCCCAACCCCGCGCCCCAAACCCCGCGCCCACCGCGCACCCGCGCACCCG contains:
- a CDS encoding arginine deiminase, whose translation is MSVELGADSEVAALRAVILHRPGPELLRLTPRNNDRLLFDGLPWVARAQQEHDAFAELLRGRGVEVLLLADLLAEAMASGAARMHGISAAVDARRLGMPLAQELSAYLRTLGAAELADVLIAGMTFTELPIDHAESLVVRMHHGGDFVIDPLPNLVFTRDSSFWIGPRVAITSLAMPARQRETSLTDLIYAHHPRFLGVRRAYESRSAPVEGGDVLLLAPGVVAVGVGERTTPAGAEALARSLFDDDLAHTVLAVPIAQERAQMHLDTVCTMVDVDAVVMYPQITLPAYTVHRTGSGVRIDPERPFLAAAADAMGIAALRVIDTGLDAVTAEREQWDDGNNTLALAPGVVVAYERNTQTNARLADAGIEVLPIAASELGTGRGGPRCMSCPIARDPLPLPPGR
- a CDS encoding alpha-ketoglutarate-dependent dioxygenase AlkB, with translation MGIAVQEALFGSADRRTLGDGAWIDVRMGWFDAPAALFDELLAAVPWRAERRQMYDRVLDVPRLHSFHDLAADHLPHPVLKQLRRRLNDIYAGELGEPFASAGLCLYRDGEDSVAWHGDTIGRGATDDTMVAIVGLGATRTFALRPRGGGPSLRIQHRHGDLLVMGGSCQRTWEHAIPKTTRRVGPRISIQFRPRGVH
- a CDS encoding dolichyl-phosphate-mannose--protein mannosyltransferase, yielding MTAPSSVMPERAVPMISPAPLVPPADFGPLDRLQGALMAVVIGSLAAISRFVNLRSPTDVGTPIFDEKHYAPQGYQMLSNSGVEDNPGYGLVVHPPMGKQLIAIGEAIFGYNSLGWRFTGAVLGVALVVLVARIVRRLSRSTLVGAIAGILLICDGVSFVTSRTALLDGFMVFFVVAGFGALIVDRDQVRERMHNALLDGRIAETRWGPRLGVRWWRFGAGVLLGMAFATKWSGLYFIAAFTLMSLAFDVAARRQYRVPRPWLGTLRRDVGPTGYALLAIPFAVYLASYAPWFASETGVNRYQVGQTIGERAWFQPPDAIRSLWYYSYKAFSFHSGLTNSAGNHHPWESKPWTWPMSLRPVLYAIDQNDVPGCGAASCVRAVLLVGTPAMWFLAIPVLAYAVWRTAVRRDWRYAAVLVGYCAGWLPWFADMDRQMYFFYSAPMAPFLVMAIALICGDIIYQPGVNAERRTLGLVVVSIYLAAVVTNFAWMFPILTGLPISAHTWNMEIWLPSWR
- a CDS encoding shikimate 5-dehydrogenase, giving the protein MRPPLTKDTTLCISLAARPSNIGTRFHNFLYDRLGLDFLYKAFTTTDIAAAIGGVRALGIRGASVSMPFKADVLALVDRVEPSAQVIGAVNTIVNDDGRLTASNTDYLAVAQLIAAHGLSPDRSVLIAGSGGMAAAVGAAFRDSGFRDGTVVARNTDAGPALADRLGYRWRHHLGGASASIIVNVTPIGMAGGPEERDLAFPPELIAAADTVFDVVAFPSETPLIAAARAAGTPVITGAEVIAGQAAEQFERYTGVRPDPALIAEAAAYSRA
- a CDS encoding DUF5642 family protein, translating into MLATPAPRIRAVLVAPLCAALLAGCTIDTDPSADITRIDQVRGAFGPEFTVKSVPETGIDPNRLRQEQKLPDGVVFDPADCAKLAGGQPVPDDLQGNMAAVSAEGQGNRFIVIAMETNEPMPMVEPGPECQKVSFAGPQARGTVSVIEAPQLDGVQTRAVHRVLQTTAGGKPQTGQIYSYLAHFGNYQVVVTANPLVLPGKPPMPVDTKRAAELLTAGVAAIRD
- a CDS encoding aminodeoxychorismate synthase component I — translated: MPAWIAEALAAPEPVAPEPVPPAAPVATAPAVPVAPAAPGTAGTPVAAPASVVPAPEPVATAPEPAATASPIPPVARVTPVAPEPAVAPGPPVECENIFTLGRERENIFTLEGSRGLEGARGLEGARGLEGARGLEGARGVEGPLGIDGTEPGGAWRIDWRAPDRDRHRDGVLACLDAIAAGEVYQACVCTRFTGTLSGSALAFFADAVTATAPARAAFLSGPWGAVASLSPELFLARHGEQLTSSPIKGTLPASADPALLRASVKDVAENVMIVDLVRNDLSRVASTGSVTVPELLAVKPAPGVWHLVSTVTARVAAELPMAAVLDACFPPASVTGTPKRRARDLLPDWEPARRGIYCGTVGFASPLAGTELNVAIRTVEFDADGHAVFGVGGGITADSDPDAEWAECLHKAAPTLRLRPTQSRAASTA
- a CDS encoding DUF5642 family protein is translated as MRTVLGVAVAAGLLTGCGGPAPATDTAPAESGTAVTDRAVPATGRLDPTRIKRLRAALPAGYEIADVPGDTGPAAFAGFGPGWTADPAVCATLLGPSAPVGTRGLSASGADGTVYLTVTLGDVAPPPVGDCGSWTMTYRHTTALAHPVPAPPIEGARTAGLAAESVTAVESGTRTLSRLRILTAALDGQLVAVTTITDPQQPPGPLTDEYTARLLVDAVSELRRVH
- a CDS encoding Rv2253/PknI dimerization domain-containing protein: MTRSGGLLLALGLAAALTGCGTDQEPKEQPTDLLNGVYTVTVQGDKLTNMGRPSPGKSWSRQYAVRTSCADDGCTQLALRLRDDDPTAVFTEPDGTPAEPMVADFVDGSWQLVEQTDWTCSDGSVGLQTVQWSLIPGEDALTGTRIDVRTASPECVVVLEEPVTMTRTGDIDAGIDLPETVDAAPWQPSAPAGLTGSYERVATDSEGAEVDRATVDFRSFCVRNSDDCVALKRFQDVDGPVVVPFLFESGQWSAQFNAGEAECPGSGSPGHQLMYEQYALPEDATTPIQSLTGSELVTVHGGCAGVMRDFDLALQRQEG
- the rsmI gene encoding 16S rRNA (cytidine(1402)-2'-O)-methyltransferase yields the protein MTAGRLLLGATPLGRPEDASARLREALASADVVAAEDTRRVRTLAGALDVRITGRVVSLFDQNEAARVPALIDDIAGGATVLAVSDAGMPLISDPGYRLVTAAVAAGLPVSCLPGPSAVTTALAVSGLPADRFCFEGFAPRRDGARRSWLATLAAEPRTVIFFESPRRLADCLRDAAEVLGGDRAAVVCRELTKTHEEVRRGGLAELAEWAADGVLGEITVVLAGATPVADLDTLVGEVLVLTDDGMGVKDACARVIAAHPGAPSRRELYQAVLAARD
- a CDS encoding GNAT family N-acetyltransferase — its product is MVETVAERAAALAGLAVFADCTVADLDPLARLLVPRNARAGEVLVRQGDPADTFLIIAAGTVEVHRDLPDGTEIAVDVDPGRIVGELALLRNSPRSATVHAITDLTGWRGGEDAFAVLIELPGVLERLIRVARQRLAAFITPVPLRLDTGQRLLLRPVLPGDNARSMHSHITFSNDTFYRRFQTARHPSEQLMRYLFEVDYVEHFVWVVVTDDGDLVADARFVRDEPDSPRAEVAFIVADAYQGHGIGTFLMGALWIAARVAGVRTFHARVLSSNQPMRAIFDHAGAHWEREDLAVVATEIDVPQTDPFEPEVTRGIEEMARRALRAL
- a CDS encoding LpqN/LpqT family lipoprotein yields the protein MPLTRTAAGLAAAALLIGATGCSKPDTAPAAPASTSGTAAPALPSLPPVPSGAEAPPIVGPVSLTEFAKANGLTATPLRHGQAGPTVELPAMDGWTLSYDLPEAPFGALVFDHPSDPDIPGRVLVTMTKLSGPVERDAVFAAAGNELRALPNFQGPATGQSSKLDGYVADQVGGLYGDDGRLVAQKTVVIPAGDVSYVLQVRASGSNQDAAALMSATADIDKKTVITE